The Spirosoma radiotolerans genome has a window encoding:
- a CDS encoding single-stranded DNA-binding protein, producing MRGLNKVTLIGSISKDIEIQHLEGSISVARFLLTTTETVNDKNGQIQTNTEQHTIVLRRELAELAHKYLQRGSLIFLEGKLKTHPVDDTEGQTCYVTEIMGEHLVVLDKGNAIYMDELGKFT from the coding sequence ATGAGAGGATTAAATAAAGTAACCCTGATCGGGAGCATATCTAAAGATATCGAAATCCAGCATCTGGAAGGCAGTATCAGTGTAGCCAGGTTTTTGCTAACGACTACGGAAACCGTCAACGATAAAAATGGACAGATACAGACAAACACAGAACAACACACGATTGTCTTACGGAGAGAACTGGCTGAACTGGCGCATAAATACCTGCAAAGAGGAAGTCTGATCTTTTTGGAAGGTAAACTCAAGACCCATCCGGTCGACGATACAGAAGGGCAAACCTGCTACGTAACTGAAATTATGGGCGAACATTTGGTTGTTCTCGATAAAGGCAACGCTATTTATATGGATGAGCTGGGAAAATTTACCTGA
- a CDS encoding T9SS type B sorting domain-containing protein yields the protein MNKCAVALSLFLLLATASVCQAQCSEGAIICETFGSGPKGPLPQGVTNFRYVSKACPDDGEYTVLDTVAGSCHGEAWHAVREDHTPNDVRGNMFVVNASYQPSEFYSQKVAGLCPGVVYEFSLWALNLNRILQAGACDDYSLRNPIIAMRIELPDGTLINEVVQPAIARSATPTWTPLSMQFSIPTSGNDIVVKLINKGLGGCGNDLVIDDISFRPIHPVLNIQFPGSSAAEMTVCADTQLKLTVGAAPGYVNPVYLWQQSQDNINWTPAPNGNQATYVINPVRAGRTYYRLRNTQAINAAAVGSAQCSSVSNVLVVNGRPDSPFSLGDDLALCQGLAKVLGKTDAWPAGTTFLWSDQSTNATLKVTTPGTYWLETSLNGCTYRDTVEVNHQNCRLSDIYVPDAFSPNGDAYNDQFLVLHEGLFTTFAFRVYDRWGSVIFFSQQADIGWDGTYRNRPCSADVYAWTVDYSVMDQTNKEEHFVRSGRVLLVR from the coding sequence ATGAATAAGTGCGCGGTGGCCCTCAGCCTGTTTCTGCTACTGGCAACAGCCAGTGTGTGTCAGGCACAGTGCAGTGAGGGGGCTATCATTTGCGAAACGTTTGGCAGCGGGCCAAAGGGTCCGCTGCCGCAAGGGGTTACCAATTTCAGGTATGTCTCAAAAGCCTGCCCCGACGACGGTGAATACACTGTTCTGGACACCGTAGCCGGGAGTTGCCACGGAGAAGCCTGGCATGCCGTGCGGGAAGACCATACGCCGAACGACGTACGGGGCAATATGTTCGTTGTCAACGCGTCTTACCAGCCCAGTGAATTTTATAGCCAGAAAGTGGCAGGTCTTTGCCCTGGTGTGGTGTATGAGTTCTCGCTTTGGGCACTTAACCTGAACCGGATTTTGCAGGCGGGTGCCTGCGACGACTACAGCCTGCGCAATCCTATCATTGCCATGCGGATTGAACTGCCGGATGGTACGCTGATTAATGAAGTGGTGCAGCCCGCGATTGCCCGTTCCGCAACGCCCACCTGGACGCCCCTGTCCATGCAGTTCTCTATCCCCACAAGTGGCAATGATATTGTTGTTAAGCTCATCAACAAGGGGCTCGGAGGTTGTGGGAATGATCTGGTCATCGATGATATCAGTTTTCGGCCCATTCACCCGGTCCTGAATATTCAGTTTCCCGGCTCTTCAGCGGCTGAAATGACCGTTTGTGCCGATACCCAGCTTAAGCTAACCGTTGGCGCGGCCCCTGGGTATGTTAACCCGGTTTATCTATGGCAGCAAAGCCAGGACAACATAAACTGGACCCCCGCGCCCAACGGTAATCAGGCAACCTACGTTATTAATCCGGTTCGGGCGGGGCGCACCTATTACCGGCTTCGAAACACCCAGGCCATCAATGCCGCTGCCGTGGGTAGTGCCCAGTGCTCCTCCGTATCGAATGTCCTGGTTGTGAATGGGCGTCCGGATAGTCCTTTCAGCCTGGGCGATGATCTGGCGCTCTGCCAGGGCCTTGCGAAAGTGTTGGGGAAAACGGATGCCTGGCCAGCCGGTACCACCTTTCTATGGTCTGATCAAAGCACGAATGCCACCCTCAAGGTTACTACGCCCGGTACATATTGGCTGGAAACGAGCCTGAATGGATGTACGTATCGGGACACTGTCGAGGTGAATCATCAAAACTGTCGGCTTAGTGATATTTATGTTCCCGATGCGTTTTCTCCCAATGGGGATGCCTATAACGACCAGTTTCTGGTGTTGCATGAAGGCCTGTTTACAACCTTCGCGTTTCGGGTTTATGACCGTTGGGGAAGCGTGATTTTCTTTAGCCAGCAGGCCGACATTGGCTGGGATGGTACGTACCGCAACCGCCCCTGTTCTGCCGATGTATATGCCTGGACGGTTGATTACAGTGTTATGGATCAGACCAATAAGGAAGAACATTTTGTCCGGAGCGGGCGGGTGCTGCTGGTACGCTAG
- a CDS encoding glycosyltransferase family 2 protein, whose translation MSIFNAPTWLEQFNFPYTSYDDVPQSTFDAINRDLDALQHPEPLVSIVIPAWNEEVNILRSIASLAKLKTSIPLEILVVNNNSTDQMQKTLDQLHVRSVFQPIPGWGPARQMGLEQARGKYLLTADADGIYPPEWVNEMMAVLQQPGVICVCGRYSFIPAPGFPRWVLSIHETLKDTLATARHVKRPHLNAYGISIGYERKYALKIGYVMRKVRGEDGRMCFDMLQYGKVKLVKSRKARVWTGTRTLRVEGNGSYARALWMKVGLELRRLGGLFVAQAPHDTKTSVNE comes from the coding sequence ATGAGCATTTTCAACGCGCCCACTTGGCTTGAGCAGTTCAATTTCCCTTATACGTCATACGACGACGTACCCCAATCGACGTTCGATGCCATCAACCGGGATCTGGATGCGCTTCAGCATCCCGAACCCCTCGTGAGTATTGTTATTCCGGCCTGGAATGAAGAGGTGAATATTCTCCGCAGTATTGCCTCGCTGGCTAAACTAAAGACGTCCATTCCCCTGGAGATTCTGGTTGTCAATAACAACTCCACCGATCAGATGCAGAAGACGCTGGATCAACTGCATGTTCGGTCGGTATTTCAGCCCATACCGGGTTGGGGCCCGGCCCGGCAAATGGGACTCGAGCAGGCGAGGGGTAAATACCTGCTGACGGCCGATGCCGATGGAATCTACCCGCCCGAATGGGTGAACGAAATGATGGCGGTATTGCAGCAACCGGGCGTCATCTGTGTGTGTGGTCGTTATTCGTTTATTCCCGCGCCGGGCTTTCCGCGCTGGGTATTGTCGATTCATGAAACATTGAAAGATACACTTGCAACGGCCCGCCATGTGAAACGACCTCACCTGAACGCGTATGGTATCAGCATCGGCTATGAGCGAAAGTATGCGCTCAAAATTGGCTATGTCATGCGCAAGGTCCGGGGAGAAGATGGCCGGATGTGTTTCGATATGCTGCAATATGGCAAGGTGAAACTGGTGAAGTCGAGAAAGGCCCGTGTCTGGACCGGTACCCGCACACTTCGGGTAGAAGGCAATGGAAGTTATGCCAGAGCCTTGTGGATGAAAGTAGGCCTCGAACTCCGGCGGTTGGGGGGACTCTTTGTGGCGCAGGCTCCCCATGATACAAAGACATCTGTGAATGAATAA
- a CDS encoding acyltransferase family protein — protein MRFRAVDSFRGMAAIMVILFHLQHLNLLSGIAFIAKSDIFVDFFFVLSGFVITHSNYDRISNLASVKPFIKKRFNRLYPLHLFTLLLVLGFELVRYGIDRYVVKLTNPVFASDKSLPSFLANLTLTQSLNLFDQVTWNGPSWSISVEFYTYIVWALCLVLFRKNLLLMCSLLFCLLGWFIVQHHGSIIFNYDYGFVRCLYSFLIGMLTYRLNRQLPIPFSYRQFSVVEVFLFALTIVAVSSFTHSESWLMPFLFAAVIVVFSRESGAVSTVLASHRVEFLGKLSYSYYLNHAVVLAVMDLLFFKLIKIPHSGLGELLFVVTCLACVHLMSVFTYRYVELIRQPPAPNRSGKAMPEMVVS, from the coding sequence ATGAGATTCAGAGCGGTTGATTCGTTTCGGGGTATGGCGGCCATCATGGTGATTCTGTTTCATTTACAGCATCTGAACCTGTTGTCGGGCATTGCCTTCATTGCCAAAAGTGACATTTTTGTCGACTTCTTTTTTGTGCTGTCCGGCTTTGTCATTACCCACAGCAACTATGATCGGATCAGCAACCTGGCCAGTGTAAAGCCTTTCATTAAAAAACGGTTTAACCGCCTGTATCCTCTCCATCTGTTCACGCTGCTCCTGGTGCTGGGGTTCGAACTGGTTCGGTACGGCATTGATCGGTACGTTGTTAAATTGACCAACCCTGTCTTTGCCTCTGACAAGAGCCTGCCATCTTTTTTGGCCAACCTCACCTTAACGCAGTCGCTGAACCTGTTCGATCAGGTTACCTGGAACGGGCCAAGCTGGAGCATCAGCGTTGAGTTTTATACCTACATCGTGTGGGCGTTGTGCCTGGTTCTGTTTCGCAAGAACCTGCTGCTTATGTGTAGCCTGCTATTCTGTCTGCTGGGCTGGTTTATTGTGCAGCATCACGGCAGTATCATTTTTAACTACGATTACGGGTTTGTGCGCTGCCTCTACAGCTTTCTGATCGGTATGCTTACCTACCGGCTCAACCGGCAGTTGCCAATCCCATTCAGTTACCGGCAGTTTTCGGTTGTCGAAGTCTTTCTGTTTGCCCTGACCATCGTTGCGGTCAGTTCATTTACTCACAGCGAAAGCTGGTTGATGCCGTTCCTGTTTGCCGCGGTCATTGTTGTTTTCTCCCGCGAATCGGGCGCTGTTTCTACCGTGTTGGCCAGCCATCGGGTTGAGTTTCTGGGGAAGCTTTCGTACTCGTATTACCTGAATCACGCGGTTGTGCTGGCCGTTATGGATCTGCTTTTTTTCAAGCTGATCAAGATACCGCACTCCGGCCTGGGCGAATTACTTTTTGTGGTTACCTGCCTGGCTTGTGTTCATCTGATGTCAGTCTTTACGTACCGCTATGTTGAGTTAATTCGTCAACCTCCTGCACCGAATCGATCCGGCAAAGCTATGCCCGAAATGGTGGTTTCCTAA
- a CDS encoding glycosyltransferase family 4 protein translates to MTKVFIDHQKFSTQKYGGISRYFANIIQGIKRTDNMTYQLGVMHAKNHYIQNEPLPIKGSLSDKVLNRNERYDYRLNEFYCKRLLDKADFDVFHPTYYDTYYMNRLKKPLVITIHDMTYERLPEYFWALDPLTRQKRENILRADAIITISNTTRKDMLSFFDIDPKKVWTIYHGIDLDSPVVTQPVPDLPEQYVLFVGDRSGYKNFYLFLNAISKLAPRFPALNVVLAGGGKLEVADLEFIQRLKLTSRVRHIGATDGQLNYLYQHAQVFVYPSLYEGFGLPILEAFKAKCPILLSDTECFREIATDAAVFFRPNDLDDLVETLADMLAKPALRAQLVAKGTERLSDFSLAESIDQTLNVYKSLV, encoded by the coding sequence ATGACTAAAGTATTTATTGACCATCAGAAATTCAGTACCCAAAAATACGGAGGCATCAGCCGCTACTTTGCCAACATCATTCAGGGAATAAAGCGTACCGATAACATGACGTATCAGCTGGGGGTGATGCACGCAAAAAATCACTACATCCAGAACGAACCCCTGCCCATAAAAGGCAGTCTGAGCGATAAAGTCCTGAATCGGAATGAACGATATGACTACCGGCTGAACGAATTTTACTGCAAACGCCTGCTGGATAAAGCTGATTTCGACGTATTTCATCCCACCTACTACGATACCTATTACATGAATCGGCTGAAAAAGCCGCTGGTGATTACCATTCATGACATGACCTACGAGCGGCTGCCGGAGTACTTTTGGGCGCTTGATCCGCTCACCCGGCAAAAGCGCGAAAATATTCTGCGGGCCGACGCCATCATTACCATCTCCAATACCACCCGGAAGGACATGCTCAGCTTTTTTGACATCGACCCCAAAAAAGTCTGGACGATCTACCACGGCATTGATCTGGACAGTCCGGTGGTGACGCAGCCCGTGCCTGACTTGCCGGAGCAGTATGTGTTGTTTGTCGGAGATCGGAGCGGGTACAAGAATTTTTATCTTTTTCTGAATGCGATCAGTAAACTGGCTCCCCGTTTTCCTGCGTTGAATGTCGTGCTCGCTGGGGGCGGGAAACTGGAAGTCGCGGATCTTGAATTCATTCAGCGGTTAAAGCTGACTAGCCGGGTGAGGCACATTGGCGCAACGGATGGACAACTCAATTACCTCTACCAACACGCACAGGTGTTTGTGTATCCCTCGCTTTACGAAGGGTTTGGGTTACCCATTCTGGAGGCCTTCAAAGCCAAATGCCCTATTCTGTTGAGTGATACGGAGTGCTTTCGCGAGATAGCCACGGATGCTGCGGTTTTTTTTAGACCAAATGATCTCGATGATCTGGTCGAAACACTGGCCGACATGCTGGCCAAGCCAGCGCTGAGAGCCCAGTTAGTAGCGAAAGGAACGGAGCGGCTGAGCGACTTTTCGCTGGCGGAATCCATTGATCAGACCCTCAACGTTTACAAATCTTTAGTCTGA